In a genomic window of Zingiber officinale cultivar Zhangliang chromosome 9B, Zo_v1.1, whole genome shotgun sequence:
- the LOC122023053 gene encoding uncharacterized protein LOC122023053, with protein sequence MGYAHNFDLSNHGRILLLWDMHKVDVDIILTTEQYIHCRVCCRISGRGFLVTFVYGLHSIVTRRPLWEALSDLGDTISEAWMIMGDFNSFLSIHEKQGGSPVTNHEMRDMQIFTQACGLVDLRSVGCRLTWSNGTVSCKLDRALVNSFWLMEDFDAYAEFTAPGCLSDHSCTIVHTLAKDRAPNRPFKFLNMWTLHKDFLKVVGDSWAAPVIGNAQFILKTMFRLKKCLRELNKNHFGHITEKAKRAKDELMEIQKGILDGGPIPSEYSHVRKKTTLLMEAERQFFQQRAKNVYLRNSDKCTKFFHDVVKRNNKRNAIIMLKKRDEEQTTSLGEVAEEFIDYFHGLLGQKEVCAE encoded by the coding sequence ATGGGTTATGCGCATAATTTCGATTTGTCTAACCATGGCAGGATACTTCTTCTTTGGGACATGCATAAGGTAGATGTGGATATTATCTTGACCACTGAACAATATATACATTGCCGCGTGTGTTGTCGCATCTCTGGCAGGGGATTCTTGGTGACCTTTGTCTATGGTCTTCACTCTATTGTCACAAGAAGACCATTGTGGGAAGCTCTTTCTGATCTTGGGGATACTATTTCTGAAGCATGGATGATTATGGGGGACTTCAACTCATTCCTATCAATTCATGAAAAGCAAGGTGGTTCTCCGGTTACAAACCATGAAATGAGAGACATGCAGATTTTTACTCAAGCTTGTGGTTTAGTGGATCTTCGGTCTGTTGGATGTCGCCTTACATGGTCAAATGGTACTGTTTCTTGTAAGTTGGATAGAGCTCTTGTAAACTCTTTTTGGCTAATGGAAGATTTTGATGCGTATGCGGAGTTTACAGCCCCTGGATGTCTCTCTGACCATTCTTGCACTATTGTTCATACGTTAGCCAAGGACCGTGCTCCAAATAGACCATTCAAATTCCTCAACATGTGGACGTTGCACAAGGATTTCTTGAAGGTTGTGGGGGATTCATGGGCAGCTCCGGTGATAGGTAATGCCCAATTCATCTTAAAGACAATGTTTCGATTGAAGAAATGCTTGAGGGAGTTAAACAAAAATCATTTTGGTCACATCACGGAGAAGGCTAAGAGAGCAAAAGATGAGCTTATGGAGATACAAAAGGGTATTCTTGATGGTGGTCCAATTCCCTCAGAGTACAGCCATGTGAGAAAGAAAACTACTCTACTTATGGAGGCGGAAAGGCAATTTTTTCAACAAAGGGCAAAGAACGTTTATTTGAGGAATTCGGACAAGTGCACAAAGTTTTTTCATGATGTGGTAAAgagaaacaacaagagaaatgctATCATTATGCTCAAGAAAAGGGATGAGGAACAAACCACAAGCTTGGGTGAAGTTGCAGAGGAGTTTATTGATTATTTCCATGGGTTACTTGGTCAAAAGGAGGTATGTGCCGAATGA